In the genome of Olsenella profusa DSM 13989, one region contains:
- a CDS encoding carbon starvation CstA family protein, with translation MNGLTVIVIAAVVLVIGYGAYGRWLARTWGIDEGALTPAVRMEDGRDYAPASRFSVFAHQFSSICGAGPVTGTIVAMMFGWLPVLLWVLVGGVFFGAVHDFGALYASIKNNGKSLGQLIEKYIGRTGRRLFLLFSFLFCCIVVAAFTAMVAGTFASTFDASGAVDVTKSYAAGCAGTISILFTFVAIGFGWACRTFDLRGVAKYALAIALIAVMFVLGMLFPLYLNLMGWTAVVAIYLVFACAMPIQVLKQPRDVLTAIMMVAMIVCAVLGIVVMGLDGQATMTAPMIASPEQLGALAAKGNYLFPLLFVSVACGALSGFHSLVSSGTSSKQLSNERDALPVGYGAMVLESFVGTLAVVVAAIMFGDMNTVGTGALNAGVASTPFQIFAAGVARGMQSFGVNGTFATVFMTMNVSALALTSLDAVARIGRTSFQEFFFKTNDVQAEKAIEKSAGQRLVTNTWFATIITLVIGVGMSLGGYLNIWPLFGASNQLLGGMTMITLAVFCRCTGRKGFMLYAPVAFLLCCTFTSLTMSAINCLNAVVTNATPAVLATSGLQLVFAVLLMVLGLIVAYNCLKELFRAKAGSKPDEEPEWTELGRAHVTEVRAKTTTGDAEATAV, from the coding sequence ATGAATGGATTGACCGTCATCGTCATCGCGGCGGTGGTCTTGGTCATCGGCTATGGGGCGTATGGCCGTTGGCTCGCAAGGACCTGGGGCATCGACGAGGGTGCGCTGACGCCCGCCGTGCGCATGGAGGATGGCAGGGACTACGCGCCCGCATCGCGCTTCTCCGTGTTCGCGCACCAGTTCTCGTCGATCTGTGGCGCTGGTCCCGTCACGGGGACCATCGTGGCCATGATGTTCGGCTGGCTGCCCGTGCTGCTGTGGGTGCTCGTCGGCGGCGTCTTCTTTGGCGCCGTGCACGACTTTGGCGCCCTCTACGCCTCGATCAAGAACAACGGCAAGTCGCTGGGCCAGCTCATCGAGAAGTACATCGGGAGGACGGGCCGCCGCCTCTTCCTCCTGTTCAGCTTCCTGTTCTGCTGTATCGTCGTCGCCGCGTTCACGGCCATGGTCGCGGGCACGTTCGCCTCGACCTTCGATGCCAGCGGGGCCGTTGACGTCACCAAGTCGTATGCGGCGGGATGCGCGGGGACGATCTCGATCCTGTTCACGTTCGTGGCCATCGGCTTTGGCTGGGCCTGTCGCACCTTCGACCTCAGGGGCGTGGCCAAGTATGCCCTTGCCATCGCCCTCATCGCCGTGATGTTCGTACTGGGCATGCTCTTCCCCCTCTACCTCAACCTGATGGGGTGGACGGCCGTCGTGGCCATCTACCTGGTCTTCGCATGCGCGATGCCCATTCAGGTGCTCAAGCAGCCACGTGACGTGCTCACGGCGATCATGATGGTCGCCATGATCGTCTGTGCCGTGCTGGGCATCGTCGTCATGGGCCTCGACGGTCAGGCGACGATGACCGCTCCCATGATTGCCTCGCCCGAGCAGCTCGGCGCGCTTGCCGCCAAGGGCAACTACCTGTTCCCGCTGCTCTTCGTCTCCGTCGCCTGCGGCGCCCTTTCCGGCTTCCACAGCCTCGTGAGCTCGGGTACCTCGTCCAAGCAGCTCTCCAACGAGCGGGACGCCCTGCCTGTGGGGTATGGCGCCATGGTGCTCGAGAGCTTTGTGGGCACGCTTGCCGTCGTCGTGGCAGCTATCATGTTTGGGGACATGAACACCGTCGGCACCGGCGCCCTCAATGCGGGCGTTGCCAGTACCCCGTTTCAGATCTTTGCCGCCGGTGTGGCGCGCGGCATGCAGAGCTTTGGCGTCAACGGCACCTTTGCGACCGTGTTCATGACCATGAACGTCTCGGCGTTGGCGCTCACCTCGCTGGACGCCGTGGCACGCATAGGCCGCACGTCATTCCAGGAGTTCTTCTTCAAGACCAACGACGTTCAGGCCGAGAAGGCCATCGAGAAGAGCGCCGGCCAGAGGCTCGTGACCAACACATGGTTTGCCACCATCATCACCCTGGTCATCGGTGTGGGGATGTCGCTGGGCGGCTATCTCAACATCTGGCCGCTCTTTGGCGCCTCGAACCAGCTGCTTGGCGGCATGACCATGATCACGCTCGCCGTGTTCTGCAGGTGCACGGGGCGCAAGGGGTTCATGCTGTACGCGCCCGTCGCGTTCCTGCTCTGCTGTACGTTCACGTCACTGACCATGAGCGCCATCAACTGCCTCAACGCGGTCGTCACCAACGCCACGCCGGCCGTGCTCGCCACGAGTGGGCTGCAGCTCGTCTTTGCGGTGCTGCTCATGGTTCTGGGGCTCATCGTCGCCTACAACTGCCTCAAGGAGCTCTTCCGGGCCAAGGCGGGATCCAAGCCTGACGAGGAGCCCGAATGGACGGAGCTCGGCCGCGCGCATGTGACCGAGGTCAGGGCCAAGACCACTACGGGTGACGCAGAGGCCACGGCCGTATAG
- a CDS encoding nucleoside deaminase, whose amino-acid sequence MIRASDDERFMRLALREARLAAQEGEVPVGAVVVYDATRDPASSLYIDSERSRMEREDAPAPRVISSAHNRRELDEDPAAHAEFLAMELASCELGHWRLSGCTVYVTLEPCLMCAGLMVNARVDGCVYGASDPKGGAVGSLFDVSADERLDHNFPVRAGVLEEECSHLLKDFFRDRRRGHRRHASA is encoded by the coding sequence GTGATTCGGGCAAGTGATGACGAGAGGTTCATGCGCCTTGCACTGCGCGAGGCCCGGCTGGCGGCACAGGAGGGGGAAGTTCCTGTTGGGGCCGTGGTGGTCTATGACGCCACACGCGATCCGGCGAGCTCCCTTTACATCGATTCAGAGAGGTCACGGATGGAACGCGAGGACGCACCGGCGCCCCGGGTCATCTCCAGTGCGCATAACCGCCGCGAGCTCGATGAGGATCCTGCGGCGCATGCCGAGTTCCTTGCCATGGAGCTTGCCTCCTGCGAGCTTGGGCACTGGCGGCTTTCGGGCTGTACGGTCTACGTGACGCTGGAACCCTGTCTCATGTGTGCGGGTCTTATGGTGAACGCGCGAGTCGACGGTTGCGTGTATGGCGCGAGCGACCCCAAGGGCGGTGCGGTTGGGTCGCTCTTTGACGTGAGCGCGGACGAGCGCCTCGATCACAACTTTCCCGTGCGGGCGGGTGTGCTCGAGGAGGAATGCTCCCACCTGCTGAAGGACTTCTTCCGCGACCGTCGACGGGGACACCGTCGGCATGCCTCGGCGTAG
- a CDS encoding oxidoreductase has product MAERTRMFTSIRIGNVEVKNRLALAPMGAFGLVDRYGCYNQRAIDYYVERAKGGTGLLISSVTKVENTVDSMIDGFLPCTDIDPARFVLTASEMTERVHAYGSKMFLQLSMGFGRVLVPALAKKPPVSASAVPNFWDPSVTCRAMTIKEIEFVIRKFGEAAAIAKRAGFDGVEIHAVHEGYLLDQFTTAFTNHRTDKFGGDLRGRTTLPVAIVKEVKGTVGKDFPVVLRFSIKSCVKGFNSGGLEGEDYQEFGRDADEGYTIAPWFEEAGYDAFDADEGSYDAWYFAHPPVYQRHGLYLDHTKRLKEVVSAPVIVAGKNDIPELAESALAERKADMIVLGRALLADPSWPQKVLSGKEDQIRPCIGCHVGCMGRGFEGKHLSCAVNPACGRERLYRIERIAEPRKALVVGGGVAGMEAARVLSLRGFEVSLYEATDRLGGNILPGSVPDFKADDRRLIAYYERQMEVRKVDVHMGARLTADQVGDMDADVVILATGSTICTLDVPCSHPERMVDAVSVLEGAPVGQRVTMIGGGLVGCETALWLAQQGKEVTVVEMLPALLSAGRPVPFMNKDMLLTMMRREGIREITNTSLLEVTEEGAVLVDNHFRTSTVPCDTVVTCTGFKANDQLFKELYGRVEHLYNVGDSQVAADVMTAVWQANEVALNVS; this is encoded by the coding sequence ATGGCAGAGCGAACAAGGATGTTCACAAGCATCAGAATCGGAAACGTCGAGGTGAAGAACCGCCTGGCGCTGGCGCCGATGGGTGCCTTCGGGCTGGTGGACAGGTACGGTTGCTACAACCAGCGGGCGATCGACTACTATGTCGAGCGGGCGAAGGGCGGCACGGGCCTGCTGATCTCGTCGGTGACGAAGGTCGAGAACACGGTTGACTCGATGATAGACGGCTTCCTGCCCTGCACGGACATCGACCCCGCCCGCTTCGTGCTCACGGCCTCCGAGATGACCGAGCGCGTCCATGCCTATGGCTCCAAGATGTTCCTGCAGCTCTCCATGGGCTTCGGCCGCGTCCTGGTCCCCGCGCTCGCGAAGAAGCCACCCGTCTCCGCATCCGCGGTGCCCAACTTCTGGGACCCCTCGGTCACGTGTCGCGCCATGACTATCAAGGAGATCGAGTTCGTCATACGCAAGTTTGGCGAGGCGGCTGCCATAGCCAAGCGGGCCGGCTTCGATGGCGTCGAGATCCATGCGGTTCACGAGGGATACCTGCTTGACCAGTTCACGACCGCCTTCACCAACCACCGCACGGACAAGTTTGGTGGGGACCTGAGGGGCCGCACGACCCTGCCCGTCGCCATCGTCAAGGAGGTCAAGGGCACGGTGGGAAAGGACTTCCCCGTCGTCCTGCGCTTCTCGATCAAGAGCTGCGTGAAGGGTTTCAATTCGGGAGGTCTCGAGGGCGAGGACTACCAGGAGTTCGGGCGCGACGCCGACGAGGGCTACACCATCGCTCCCTGGTTCGAGGAGGCGGGTTATGACGCCTTCGACGCCGACGAGGGCTCCTACGATGCCTGGTACTTTGCCCATCCCCCCGTCTACCAGCGGCATGGCCTGTATCTCGACCATACGAAGAGGCTCAAGGAGGTCGTCTCCGCCCCGGTCATCGTTGCGGGCAAGAACGACATCCCCGAGCTCGCGGAGAGCGCGCTCGCGGAGCGGAAGGCCGACATGATCGTGCTGGGTCGAGCGCTCCTGGCGGATCCCTCCTGGCCCCAGAAGGTGCTCTCGGGTAAGGAGGACCAGATCAGGCCCTGCATTGGCTGCCATGTGGGCTGCATGGGGCGTGGATTCGAGGGCAAGCACCTCTCGTGTGCCGTCAACCCCGCGTGTGGTCGCGAGCGGCTGTATCGGATCGAGAGGATTGCGGAGCCCAGGAAGGCGCTCGTCGTCGGTGGTGGCGTGGCGGGCATGGAGGCCGCCCGCGTCCTGAGTCTGCGGGGCTTCGAGGTGTCGCTGTACGAGGCCACCGACAGGCTGGGAGGAAACATTCTGCCCGGCTCGGTACCCGACTTCAAGGCCGATGACCGCCGCCTGATCGCCTACTACGAGCGCCAGATGGAGGTCCGGAAGGTCGACGTCCACATGGGCGCGCGGCTCACGGCTGATCAGGTCGGTGACATGGATGCCGACGTCGTCATCCTGGCCACCGGCTCCACCATATGCACGCTGGACGTGCCCTGCAGCCATCCCGAGCGTATGGTCGATGCCGTGTCGGTCCTCGAGGGCGCGCCGGTCGGCCAGAGGGTCACCATGATCGGCGGAGGGCTCGTCGGCTGCGAGACCGCCCTGTGGCTTGCGCAGCAGGGCAAGGAGGTCACCGTCGTCGAGATGCTGCCGGCGCTCCTCTCTGCGGGAAGGCCCGTCCCCTTCATGAACAAGGACATGCTCCTGACGATGATGAGGCGCGAGGGCATCAGGGAGATCACGAACACCTCCCTGCTGGAGGTCACCGAGGAAGGGGCCGTCCTCGTAGACAACCACTTCAGGACCTCGACCGTCCCCTGCGACACCGTGGTGACCTGCACGGGGTTCAAGGCCAACGACCAGCTGTTCAAGGAGCTGTACGGCAGGGTCGAGCACCTCTACAACGTGGGGGACAGCCAGGTGGCGGCGGATGTGATGACGGCGGTCTGGCAGGCCAACGAGGTCGCCCTCAACGTTTCGTGA
- a CDS encoding glycerol dehydrogenase has translation MKLLRAMREPLKYVQGKGALLKFKDEMGYMGSRWLFVCSKSGYKACHDQIEESFADSDDVRQWEIFGGVSSKGEIARMRELVEEHEIDTVVAAGGGSAIDTAKATAHYTDTHIVAIPTVAATDAPCTGLSVIYNDDGSFDKYLFYPTNPDAVMVDSQVIANAPVRFLIAGMGDALGTYFEGRSSLRTESPSLEGTGITRAGMALAKLCYETLRDYGSQAIVACENNVVTPALDAIVEANVYLSGVGADNVNCAAAHSFYNGLTALGGHSAPHGCCVAFGTLVQLVLEGAPQDEFDDVQDFCLEVGLPVTLEQLGISSDDQVHTIARNACVPGETIHNLAGDVTPDELYASIVAADSMGKKALGD, from the coding sequence ATGAAGCTGCTACGAGCGATGCGCGAACCCCTCAAGTACGTCCAAGGAAAGGGAGCCCTTCTCAAGTTCAAGGATGAGATGGGCTACATGGGCAGCCGATGGCTCTTTGTGTGCTCAAAAAGTGGCTACAAGGCGTGCCACGATCAGATCGAGGAGAGCTTTGCGGACTCCGATGACGTTCGCCAGTGGGAGATCTTCGGCGGCGTCTCAAGCAAGGGCGAAATCGCAAGGATGCGGGAGCTGGTCGAGGAGCACGAGATTGACACCGTCGTGGCGGCAGGAGGAGGCTCCGCGATAGACACGGCCAAGGCGACCGCCCACTACACGGACACGCACATCGTCGCCATACCCACCGTCGCAGCCACAGACGCGCCCTGCACGGGCCTTTCGGTCATCTACAACGATGACGGCAGCTTTGACAAATACCTCTTCTATCCCACCAACCCCGATGCCGTTATGGTGGACAGCCAGGTCATTGCCAACGCGCCCGTCAGGTTCCTGATCGCTGGCATGGGAGATGCCCTCGGCACCTACTTCGAGGGGCGCTCCTCCCTCCGCACCGAATCGCCCAGCCTGGAGGGAACCGGCATCACGCGTGCCGGCATGGCCCTGGCGAAGCTTTGCTACGAGACGCTCCGTGACTATGGCTCCCAGGCAATCGTCGCCTGCGAGAACAACGTGGTCACGCCTGCCCTGGATGCCATCGTGGAGGCAAACGTCTACCTTTCTGGTGTCGGTGCCGACAACGTCAACTGTGCGGCTGCGCACTCGTTCTACAACGGCCTTACGGCGCTTGGCGGCCACAGCGCTCCGCATGGGTGCTGTGTCGCCTTTGGTACCCTGGTCCAACTGGTGCTCGAGGGGGCTCCGCAAGACGAGTTCGATGACGTCCAGGACTTCTGCCTGGAGGTTGGCCTTCCCGTCACGCTCGAGCAGCTGGGCATCAGCTCCGATGACCAGGTGCACACCATTGCCAGGAACGCCTGCGTGCCGGGCGAGACCATCCACAACCTCGCTGGCGACGTCACACCCGACGAGCTCTACGCATCCATAGTTGCAGCCGACTCCATGGGCAAGAAGGCGCTGGGCGACTAG
- a CDS encoding thiamine pyrophosphate-dependent dehydrogenase E1 component subunit alpha — translation MKVPTNEDMKGMYETLVRIRTFESRAVDLFAEGQIPGFLHSYLGEEAIATGVCANLERTDFITSTHRGHGHIIAKGGDTRYMMAELYGRTTGYCKGKGGSMHIADRDLGILGANGIVGAGQDIAVGAGLSIAYRGTNQVTACFFGDGSTNQGTFNEALNMASIWKLPIVFVCENNQFGISMSQSRHQAIKDIADRAVSYGFPGIAVDGNDVMAVYEVAREAVNRARQGQGPTLVECKTWRWRGHFEGDPSVYKDPVEQEAWMEKEPVRRYRTFLEENEVMTADEMDAVDKRIDDEIDAAVAYAQESPLPQPEDVVKDVYTDIVEEVRH, via the coding sequence ATGAAGGTGCCTACTAACGAAGACATGAAGGGCATGTACGAGACCCTCGTGAGGATTCGCACGTTCGAGAGCAGGGCGGTGGACCTGTTCGCGGAGGGACAGATTCCGGGCTTTCTTCACTCCTATCTCGGAGAGGAGGCGATTGCCACCGGCGTGTGCGCGAACCTGGAGAGGACGGACTTCATCACGAGCACGCACAGGGGCCACGGCCACATCATCGCCAAGGGCGGCGACACTAGATACATGATGGCCGAGCTGTATGGCCGCACGACCGGCTACTGCAAGGGCAAGGGCGGCTCCATGCACATTGCGGACAGGGACCTGGGGATCCTGGGCGCCAATGGCATCGTGGGAGCCGGACAGGACATCGCCGTGGGGGCGGGCCTCTCCATCGCGTACCGGGGGACCAACCAGGTGACCGCCTGCTTCTTCGGTGATGGCTCCACGAACCAGGGAACCTTCAACGAGGCCCTCAACATGGCGTCCATCTGGAAGCTTCCCATCGTCTTCGTCTGCGAGAACAACCAGTTTGGCATTTCCATGAGCCAGTCCAGGCACCAGGCTATCAAGGACATCGCGGATCGCGCCGTGTCCTACGGGTTCCCCGGCATCGCGGTCGATGGCAATGACGTCATGGCCGTCTATGAGGTGGCGCGAGAGGCGGTCAATCGCGCCCGGCAGGGGCAGGGGCCAACGCTCGTCGAGTGCAAGACCTGGAGGTGGCGTGGCCACTTCGAGGGCGACCCGAGCGTCTACAAGGATCCGGTGGAGCAGGAAGCCTGGATGGAGAAGGAGCCCGTCAGGCGCTACCGTACGTTCCTCGAGGAGAACGAGGTCATGACCGCGGACGAGATGGATGCGGTCGACAAGCGGATTGACGACGAGATCGATGCCGCGGTCGCGTACGCGCAGGAGAGCCCGTTGCCGCAGCCGGAGGACGTCGTCAAGGACGTCTATACCGATATCGTAGAGGAGGTGCGTCACTGA
- a CDS encoding LemA family protein: MPILGIIVVVIIVLAVWFVSLYNGIVTKDNRCDNAWQTIDAQLQRRNDLIPNLVETVKGYAAHESGTLEAVTQARAAVANATTPEAKMQASNVLTDTLKSLFAVAEAYPELKANTNFQQLQADLTDTENRIVYARQSFNDCVLTYNNAIETFPGNIVAGSRFKTRQGFEVVDTAARQAPQVKF, translated from the coding sequence ATGCCCATCCTTGGCATCATCGTCGTTGTCATCATTGTGCTCGCAGTGTGGTTCGTCTCGCTCTATAACGGCATCGTCACAAAGGACAATCGTTGCGACAACGCCTGGCAGACGATAGACGCACAGCTCCAGCGCCGCAACGACCTCATTCCCAACCTCGTTGAGACGGTCAAGGGATACGCCGCGCACGAGTCCGGCACGCTCGAGGCCGTCACGCAGGCTCGTGCAGCCGTCGCCAACGCCACCACGCCCGAGGCGAAGATGCAGGCCTCCAACGTGCTCACTGACACGCTCAAGTCGCTTTTTGCCGTGGCCGAGGCCTACCCCGAGCTCAAGGCCAACACAAACTTCCAGCAGCTCCAGGCCGACCTCACCGATACCGAGAATCGCATCGTATATGCGCGCCAGAGCTTCAATGACTGCGTGCTCACCTACAACAACGCCATCGAGACGTTCCCTGGCAACATCGTCGCGGGCAGCAGGTTCAAGACGCGTCAGGGCTTCGAGGTTGTCGACACGGCAGCGCGCCAGGCTCCCCAGGTGAAGTTCTAG